From Pseudomonas sp. StFLB209, a single genomic window includes:
- the accB gene encoding acetyl-CoA carboxylase biotin carboxyl carrier protein: protein MDIRKVKKLIELLEESGIDELEIREGEESVRISRHSKTPAQPYYAPAPVAAPVAAAPAPAAAPAAPAADAAPAAPKLNGNAVKSPMVGTFYRTPSPTSPAFVEVGQTVKKGDTLCIVEAMKMMNHIEAETSGVIESILVENGQPVEFDQPLFTIV, encoded by the coding sequence ATGGATATCCGTAAAGTCAAGAAACTGATCGAACTGCTGGAAGAGTCCGGTATCGACGAACTGGAAATCCGTGAAGGCGAAGAATCCGTACGGATCAGCCGTCACAGCAAGACTCCAGCCCAGCCGTACTACGCGCCAGCTCCGGTTGCCGCCCCGGTCGCCGCTGCACCGGCCCCGGCCGCCGCACCTGCCGCACCTGCCGCCGACGCTGCACCTGCTGCGCCCAAGCTCAACGGTAACGCCGTCAAGTCGCCAATGGTCGGCACCTTCTACCGCACGCCTTCGCCGACCTCGCCTGCATTCGTTGAAGTGGGTCAGACCGTCAAGAAGGGCGACACCCTGTGCATCGTCGAAGCGATGAAAATGATGAACCACATCGAAGCCGAAACCAGCGGCGTGATCGAGTCCATCCTGGTAGAGAACGGCCAGCCGGTTGAGTTCGACCAGCCGCTGTTCACCATCGTTTGA
- the aroQ gene encoding type II 3-dehydroquinate dehydratase: MATLLVLHGPNLNLLGTREPGVYGTTTLAQINQDLEQRARDAGHHLMYLQSNAEYELIDRIHAARDEGVDFIVINPAAFTHTSVAIRDAIMGVSIPFIEVHLSNVHKREPFRHHSYFSDVAVGVICGLGASGYRMALEAALEHLAKNAKP; the protein is encoded by the coding sequence ATGGCGACCCTGCTGGTCCTGCATGGCCCGAACCTGAATCTGCTCGGCACCCGTGAACCCGGTGTGTATGGCACCACCACCCTGGCGCAGATCAACCAGGACCTGGAGCAGCGCGCCCGCGATGCCGGCCATCACCTGATGTACCTGCAAAGCAACGCCGAGTATGAATTGATCGATCGCATTCACGCTGCCCGCGATGAGGGGGTGGACTTCATCGTCATCAATCCGGCAGCGTTCACGCACACTAGCGTGGCAATACGTGACGCGATCATGGGAGTGAGCATCCCATTCATCGAAGTGCATTTATCGAACGTGCATAAACGCGAACCTTTCCGTCATCACTCCTACTTCTCCGATGTTGCGGTAGGAGTGATCTGCGGCCTGGGCGCCAGCGGATACCGCATGGCCCTGGAAGCCGCCCTGGAACATTTGGCCAAGAACGCCAAGCCTTGA
- a CDS encoding protein-disulfide reductase DsbD, protein MRRLLLIMLLLLTLPVQAQASGLLDSRPSATLGSSTLDNSKQFLPVRQAFQLSLIETTPQAVKLRLVAADGYYLYRHRFQFRSEPADAGLGEARLPAGEQKHDEYFGDVEVYHGIVDIELPRNPDEQRPFTLAVTYQGCADHGLCYPPETERLDIGNVADATASATGSAAVQPWSWKELALFLLAGIGLTFTPCVLPMLPILSGVVMRGQVGGLRGLSLSLAYVLPMAACFALLGALMGVFGASLNLQARLQSAWVLVPFALFFVVFALAMFGAFQLRLPDALSSRLDRIAGKTQGGSLWGAAVLGVLSSLLVSPCVSAPLAGALLYISASGDAIGGALKLFALGLGMGLPLIVVGTGGATWLPKSGPWLETVKNAIGVLLLGLAIGLLSRVLPGEITLLLIGLLAAGVALFMGTLNFSEKTTRQTLAQLLGLFLLVYALACWYGALKGETDPLRPLGRPQAVAMSVASVTGESQWQTIRTTGELEAALEAARNAGQPLVLDWYADWCISCKVIEHEVLPDPQVVARLSAFSRVRFDMTESNAEQRALLDRYKLFGPPALLFFDKSGEELKNVRVVGEIDANGLIERLNGANDQI, encoded by the coding sequence ATGCGCCGCCTGCTACTGATCATGCTGTTGCTGCTCACCCTTCCCGTCCAGGCTCAGGCTTCCGGCCTACTGGACAGCCGCCCCTCGGCAACGCTGGGCAGCTCGACCCTGGATAACAGCAAGCAATTTCTGCCGGTCCGCCAGGCTTTCCAGCTGAGCCTGATCGAAACCACACCGCAGGCGGTCAAGCTGCGCCTGGTGGCGGCTGACGGCTATTACCTGTATCGCCATCGCTTCCAGTTCCGCAGCGAGCCGGCCGATGCCGGCCTGGGCGAAGCGCGCCTGCCCGCCGGTGAACAGAAGCATGACGAGTACTTCGGCGACGTGGAGGTCTATCACGGCATCGTCGATATCGAGTTGCCGCGCAACCCCGATGAGCAGCGCCCGTTCACCCTGGCCGTCACTTATCAGGGCTGCGCCGACCACGGCCTGTGCTACCCACCGGAAACCGAACGGCTGGACATCGGCAATGTGGCTGATGCAACGGCCAGTGCCACAGGTAGCGCAGCGGTACAGCCCTGGAGCTGGAAAGAACTGGCGCTGTTTCTGCTGGCCGGCATCGGCCTGACCTTTACCCCGTGCGTACTGCCGATGCTGCCGATTCTGTCTGGCGTGGTGATGCGCGGTCAGGTCGGCGGGTTGCGGGGCTTGAGCCTGTCGCTGGCCTATGTGCTGCCCATGGCGGCCTGTTTTGCGCTGCTGGGCGCACTGATGGGCGTGTTCGGCGCCAGCCTCAACCTGCAGGCCCGCCTGCAATCGGCCTGGGTGCTGGTGCCGTTCGCGCTGTTTTTCGTGGTGTTCGCGCTGGCCATGTTCGGCGCCTTTCAACTGCGTCTGCCGGATGCGCTCAGTTCAAGGCTCGATCGCATCGCCGGTAAAACCCAGGGCGGGTCGTTGTGGGGTGCGGCGGTACTGGGCGTGTTGTCCAGCCTGCTGGTTTCGCCTTGCGTGTCTGCGCCGCTGGCCGGTGCGTTGCTCTATATAAGCGCCAGCGGCGATGCCATCGGTGGCGCCCTGAAGCTGTTCGCGCTGGGGCTGGGCATGGGCTTGCCACTGATTGTGGTCGGCACCGGCGGTGCCACCTGGCTGCCGAAAAGCGGCCCGTGGCTTGAAACGGTAAAGAACGCCATTGGCGTATTGCTGCTGGGCCTGGCCATCGGCCTGCTGAGCCGGGTATTGCCCGGCGAGATCACCCTGCTGCTGATCGGCCTGCTGGCGGCCGGCGTTGCGCTGTTTATGGGCACCCTCAATTTCAGCGAAAAAACCACCCGCCAGACCCTTGCGCAACTACTCGGTCTGTTTTTACTGGTCTACGCTCTGGCGTGCTGGTACGGCGCACTCAAGGGCGAAACCGATCCGTTGCGTCCACTGGGCAGGCCCCAGGCGGTAGCCATGAGTGTCGCCAGCGTGACCGGCGAAAGCCAGTGGCAGACCATCCGCACCACCGGCGAGCTGGAGGCGGCGCTGGAAGCGGCGCGCAATGCCGGGCAGCCACTGGTCCTGGACTGGTACGCCGACTGGTGCATCAGTTGCAAGGTCATCGAGCATGAAGTGCTGCCCGACCCGCAAGTGGTTGCCCGTCTGTCGGCTTTTAGCCGGGTGCGTTTCGACATGACCGAGAGCAACGCCGAGCAACGCGCGCTGCTCGACCGCTACAAGCTGTTTGGCCCGCCAGCGCTGCTATTTTTCGATAAAAGCGGCGAAGAGCTGAAAAATGTGCGAGTTGTCGGCGAAATCGATGCCAACGGCCTGATCGAGCGGTTAAACGGGGCAAATGACCAGATCTAA
- a CDS encoding diguanylate cyclase — MTEASDPSRERLKLYFAQRVVLQVRQILEIWQRLHKGEWTPTDLDELKEAARDLLRSAERFGQTEHLRLAQQLGDLVASLQANQGRLNSELISEISLLMQQLSQTGLRHGDRLQQTTLPPLRTPVYIALRHREDSEQLARQLEFFGCAALALDNVASLHTALQQRQPAAIIMDVDFSSPGAGLKLATDLQHTLPVRAPLLFFSRDEADTPTRLAAVRAGGDEFLTGSLDASILLEKIETLTRADGYEPYKVLIIDDSRSQALYTEQALNSAGIVTRILLDPIQAMSELAQFQPDLIILDMYMPGCTGRELAKVIRHNDRYVGVPIIYLSAEDDLDKQLDALSEAGDDFLTKPIKPRHLVTTVRNRVNRARHLKARMIRDSLTGLFNHTHILQCLEDCCFQARRDNKPLCFAMLDIDHFKRVNDSHGHPMGDRVIKSLALFLKQRLRKTDLIGRYGGEEFAIVMPDTDLYNAHKVLDRIRQGFAEVHYPAQPLDLACTFSAGVVSLHPQDDSQTLAALADSALYRAKKSGRNQVQSALNTANHALEWPAIEA; from the coding sequence ATGACCGAAGCATCTGATCCCAGTCGCGAGCGTCTCAAGCTTTATTTTGCCCAGCGGGTCGTGCTTCAGGTGCGGCAGATCCTTGAGATTTGGCAACGCCTGCATAAAGGCGAGTGGACGCCGACTGATCTGGATGAGCTCAAGGAAGCGGCTCGGGATCTGTTACGCAGTGCGGAACGCTTCGGGCAGACCGAGCATTTGCGTCTGGCGCAGCAGCTTGGTGATCTGGTCGCCAGCCTGCAAGCCAACCAGGGCCGGCTTAACAGCGAGTTGATCAGTGAAATCAGCCTGCTGATGCAGCAACTTTCGCAAACCGGCCTGCGTCATGGAGACCGGCTGCAGCAGACCACCCTGCCACCTCTGCGCACGCCTGTTTATATTGCCTTGCGTCACCGCGAAGACAGTGAACAACTGGCCCGGCAACTGGAGTTCTTCGGGTGCGCAGCGCTGGCGCTGGATAACGTGGCCAGCCTGCACACGGCACTGCAACAGCGCCAGCCGGCGGCCATTATCATGGATGTTGATTTTTCCTCCCCCGGCGCAGGCCTGAAGCTGGCGACAGACTTGCAGCACACTCTGCCCGTCAGAGCGCCGCTGCTGTTTTTCAGTCGTGACGAAGCTGATACCCCCACCCGCCTGGCGGCGGTGCGCGCCGGTGGCGATGAGTTCCTGACCGGCTCACTGGACGCCTCGATTCTGCTGGAAAAGATCGAAACCCTGACCCGCGCCGATGGCTATGAGCCGTACAAGGTGTTGATCATCGACGATTCGCGCTCGCAGGCCCTCTACACCGAGCAGGCACTCAATAGCGCAGGCATCGTCACCCGGATCTTGCTGGACCCGATCCAGGCCATGAGCGAGCTGGCGCAGTTTCAGCCAGACCTGATCATCCTCGATATGTACATGCCAGGCTGCACGGGGCGGGAGCTGGCCAAGGTCATTCGTCACAATGATCGTTATGTCGGCGTACCGATCATCTACCTGTCGGCCGAGGACGATCTGGATAAACAGCTTGATGCGCTGAGCGAAGCAGGCGATGACTTCCTGACCAAACCGATCAAGCCCAGGCATCTGGTGACCACGGTGCGCAACCGCGTCAACCGGGCCCGGCACCTGAAGGCACGCATGATCCGCGACAGCCTGACCGGGCTGTTTAACCACACGCATATCCTCCAGTGCCTTGAAGACTGCTGCTTTCAGGCCCGCCGCGACAATAAGCCGCTGTGCTTCGCGATGCTGGATATCGACCACTTCAAAAGGGTCAATGACAGCCACGGCCACCCCATGGGCGACCGGGTGATCAAAAGCCTGGCGCTGTTTCTCAAGCAACGGCTGCGCAAGACTGATCTGATCGGCCGTTATGGTGGCGAAGAGTTCGCCATCGTCATGCCCGACACCGACCTCTACAACGCCCATAAGGTGCTGGACAGGATCCGTCAGGGCTTTGCCGAAGTGCATTACCCCGCCCAACCACTGGACCTGGCCTGTACCTTTAGCGCCGGAGTGGTCAGCCTGCATCCGCAAGACGATAGCCAGACCCTGGCCGCTTTGGCCGACAGTGCGCTGTACCGCGCCAAGAAGTCCGGGCGCAATCAGGTCCAGTCAGCCTTGAATACAGCAAACCACGCACTTGAATGGCCGGCCATCGAGGCCTGA
- a CDS encoding cupin domain-containing protein, translating into MSLRPQAVPKVQVDNEQVTITEWRFAPGAETGLHRHGYDYVVVPLTSGTLLLETPEGDKYAPLGAGQSYFRKAGVEHNVINASDHEVVFVETELKPQR; encoded by the coding sequence GTGAGCCTGCGTCCACAGGCCGTGCCGAAGGTACAGGTCGATAACGAGCAGGTGACCATCACCGAGTGGCGCTTCGCGCCGGGTGCCGAGACTGGCTTGCATCGCCATGGTTATGACTATGTGGTGGTGCCGCTGACCAGCGGCACCTTGCTGCTAGAAACCCCAGAGGGCGATAAATACGCGCCCTTGGGAGCTGGGCAGAGCTACTTTCGCAAAGCCGGTGTTGAACACAATGTGATCAACGCCAGTGACCATGAAGTGGTATTCGTCGAGACCGAACTCAAACCGCAGCGTTAA
- a CDS encoding aspartate aminotransferase family protein, with protein sequence MNQALQQPPSLASQLKLDAHWMPFSANRNFKRDPRLIVGAEGSWLIDDQGRRIYDGLSGLWTCGAGHSRKEIQEAVAKQLGTLDYSPAFQYGHPLSFKLAEKITSLTPAGLDHVFFTGSGSESADTSVKLARAYWRLKGQAQKTKLIGRARGYHGVNIAGTSLGGIGGNRKMFGQFMDVDHLPHTLQPHLAFTKGAAETGGVELANELLKLIELHDASNIAAVIVEPMSGSAGVIVPPVGYLKRLREICDQHNILLIFDEVITAFGRMGKWTGAEYFGVTPDIMNIAKQVTNGAIPMGAVVASSEIYNTFMSQNLPEHAVEFSHGYTYSAHPVACAAGIASLELLEKENLVQQSAELAPHFENAIHGLKGAQHVIDIRNCGLAGALQLAPRDGDPIVRPFEAGMALWKAGFYVRFGGDTLQFGPTFNAQPQDLDRMFDAVGQALQGIK encoded by the coding sequence ATGAATCAGGCTCTGCAGCAACCCCCTTCGCTGGCCAGTCAGCTCAAGCTGGACGCCCACTGGATGCCGTTTTCGGCCAACCGCAACTTCAAGCGCGACCCGCGCCTGATTGTCGGGGCAGAAGGTAGCTGGCTGATTGATGACCAGGGCCGGCGCATCTATGACGGCCTGTCAGGTTTGTGGACCTGCGGCGCGGGTCACTCGCGCAAGGAAATCCAGGAAGCGGTAGCCAAACAGTTGGGCACCCTGGATTACTCACCGGCCTTCCAGTACGGCCACCCGCTGTCATTCAAGCTGGCAGAGAAAATCACCAGTCTGACCCCGGCCGGCCTGGATCATGTGTTCTTCACCGGCTCCGGCTCCGAGAGCGCCGACACCTCGGTGAAACTGGCGCGTGCCTACTGGCGCCTGAAAGGCCAGGCACAGAAAACCAAACTGATCGGCCGCGCCCGCGGCTATCACGGCGTGAACATCGCCGGCACCTCACTGGGCGGGATAGGCGGCAACCGTAAGATGTTCGGCCAGTTCATGGACGTCGATCACCTGCCGCACACCTTGCAGCCGCATCTGGCCTTTACCAAAGGCGCGGCTGAAACCGGCGGTGTCGAGCTGGCCAATGAACTGCTGAAACTGATCGAACTGCATGACGCCTCGAACATCGCGGCGGTCATCGTCGAGCCGATGTCCGGCTCGGCCGGTGTTATCGTGCCGCCGGTGGGCTACCTCAAGCGTCTGCGCGAGATCTGTGACCAGCACAATATCCTGCTGATCTTTGACGAAGTGATCACGGCCTTTGGCCGCATGGGTAAATGGACCGGCGCCGAGTACTTCGGTGTCACCCCGGACATCATGAACATCGCCAAGCAGGTGACCAACGGAGCCATCCCGATGGGCGCAGTCGTCGCCAGCAGCGAGATCTACAACACTTTCATGAGCCAGAACCTGCCCGAGCACGCGGTCGAATTCTCCCATGGCTACACTTACTCGGCGCACCCGGTGGCCTGCGCGGCCGGTATCGCTTCGCTGGAGCTGCTGGAAAAGGAAAACCTGGTGCAGCAATCCGCCGAACTGGCACCGCACTTCGAGAACGCCATCCATGGCCTTAAAGGCGCGCAACATGTGATCGACATCCGCAACTGCGGGCTGGCGGGCGCCCTGCAACTGGCCCCCCGCGACGGCGACCCGATCGTACGTCCGTTCGAAGCGGGCATGGCGCTGTGGAAAGCCGGCTTTTATGTACGCTTTGGCGGCGATACCCTGCAGTTCGGCCCGACCTTCAACGCCCAGCCGCAGGATCTGGACCGGATGTTCGATGCCGTTGGTCAGGCTTTACAGGGCATCAAGTAA
- a CDS encoding LysR family transcriptional regulator, which yields MARKPPLSQVSDFDLRLLRLFKTVVECGSFSAAEGALGISRSAISLHMSDLEKRLGMRLCQRGRAGFALTDEGREVLRASDTLLAAIEGFRSEVNLMHRQLRGDLNIGIVNNLVTQPKMRITRALKAVRSEGAGVRINLSMSTPGEIERGLLDGRLHVGAIPLIAPLSGLDYTWLYEERSNLYCSHDHPLFARAALVSNEELQDFDAVVPSYRMTAEAIGLHQLLNCVASASDREGIAFLILTGSYIGYLPDHYAAVWVEKGLMAALCPERLFFETRLAIATRKGRRQNLVLDHFLEALQHSH from the coding sequence ATGGCGCGTAAACCGCCGCTCAGCCAGGTGAGTGATTTCGACCTGCGCCTGCTGCGGCTTTTCAAAACCGTAGTCGAGTGCGGCAGTTTTTCCGCAGCCGAAGGGGCATTGGGCATCAGCCGCTCGGCGATCAGCTTGCACATGAGTGATCTGGAAAAGCGCCTGGGCATGCGGCTTTGCCAGCGCGGCCGGGCCGGTTTTGCCCTGACCGATGAGGGCCGTGAGGTACTGCGCGCCAGCGACACGCTGCTGGCGGCCATCGAAGGCTTTCGCAGTGAAGTGAACCTGATGCACCGGCAACTGCGCGGTGACCTGAACATCGGTATCGTCAACAATCTGGTCACCCAGCCGAAGATGCGTATCACCCGGGCACTCAAGGCCGTGCGCAGTGAGGGCGCCGGGGTGCGCATCAATCTGAGCATGAGCACCCCGGGCGAGATCGAACGCGGCCTGCTCGACGGCCGTCTGCATGTCGGCGCCATCCCGCTGATCGCCCCCTTGTCGGGGCTCGATTACACCTGGCTCTACGAAGAACGTTCCAACCTGTATTGCAGCCATGACCATCCGTTGTTCGCCCGCGCCGCCTTGGTGAGCAACGAAGAACTGCAGGATTTCGATGCCGTGGTGCCCAGCTACCGGATGACCGCCGAGGCCATCGGCCTGCATCAGTTGCTCAACTGTGTGGCTTCGGCCAGTGACCGCGAAGGCATCGCGTTTCTGATCCTGACCGGTAGCTACATCGGCTATTTGCCTGACCATTACGCGGCAGTGTGGGTCGAGAAGGGGCTAATGGCAGCACTGTGCCCGGAGCGATTGTTCTTCGAGACCCGACTGGCGATTGCCACCCGCAAGGGGCGCCGCCAGAACCTGGTGCTGGACCACTTTCTCGAGGCGTTGCAGCACTCGCACTGA
- a CDS encoding substrate-binding periplasmic protein produces MARLFPRVIRNALIGATAIGALLSQVPAQAAETQIWKDIQKAGVLRCGAAVAAPYVMRDARSGEYSGYFVDLCRDFGEKVLKVKVEFVDTNWDNLVAGLQGGKWDLAMALNQTPERALAVGFSVPATDYQISLLVNKDNPKFNGAGQTVADYDKEGVTFAVMSGTAQDKAISAVVKHGKVMRLPGMDEARLAVMSKRADVMVDASDTNRLFAVANPGWTREVLPKPAMAKQGVSFGVRRDIAPADLQVLNIYLTQRRDTGEIDALVDKASQQANAEKPAQ; encoded by the coding sequence ATGGCTCGGTTATTCCCTCGCGTTATCCGCAATGCTCTGATCGGTGCGACTGCCATCGGAGCCTTGCTGTCTCAGGTCCCTGCCCAGGCGGCCGAGACCCAGATCTGGAAAGACATCCAGAAAGCCGGTGTGCTGCGCTGCGGGGCTGCCGTGGCAGCGCCTTATGTGATGCGCGATGCGCGCTCCGGGGAATACAGCGGTTATTTCGTCGACCTGTGCCGTGACTTCGGCGAGAAGGTGCTGAAGGTCAAGGTCGAGTTCGTCGACACCAATTGGGACAACCTGGTCGCTGGCCTGCAGGGCGGCAAATGGGACCTGGCCATGGCCCTGAACCAGACGCCGGAACGCGCCCTGGCAGTGGGTTTTTCGGTACCGGCCACCGACTATCAGATCTCATTGCTGGTCAACAAGGACAACCCCAAGTTCAACGGTGCCGGTCAGACGGTGGCCGACTATGACAAAGAAGGTGTGACCTTCGCGGTCATGTCCGGCACAGCCCAGGACAAGGCGATCTCCGCGGTGGTCAAGCACGGCAAGGTCATGCGCTTGCCGGGCATGGATGAAGCCCGCCTGGCAGTGATGTCCAAACGGGCTGATGTGATGGTAGATGCCAGCGACACCAACCGCCTGTTCGCCGTGGCCAACCCCGGCTGGACCAGGGAAGTGCTGCCAAAGCCTGCCATGGCCAAGCAGGGGGTCTCTTTCGGGGTGCGCCGCGACATCGCTCCGGCCGACCTGCAAGTGCTGAACATCTACCTCACCCAACGCCGTGACACCGGTGAAATCGACGCCTTGGTCGACAAGGCTTCGCAACAGGCCAACGCCGAAAAACCCGCTCAGTAA
- a CDS encoding amino acid ABC transporter ATP-binding protein, giving the protein MTASTLAAMPPRSPLARENASDAFIQLRAVCKSYGESLVVMDHMDLDMRADDRLVIIGPSGSGKSSLLRVMMGLESIQAGTISFQGKPYIDGNVRRGNGKPTDASLQTQVGMVFQHYTLFPHLSILGNLILAPVKVHGLSKAEATEKARLLLARLGLESKLHAYPSQLSGGQKQRVAIARALMLEPRLMLFDEVTSALDPEMVIEVQNVMLQLADQRMAMIIVTHDMHFARDIASRVVFCANGKVVEQGPPAQLFTQPKEPRTREFLEKVLHLD; this is encoded by the coding sequence ATGACAGCTTCCACTCTGGCGGCCATGCCGCCACGGTCCCCGCTCGCCCGCGAAAACGCCAGCGATGCTTTCATTCAACTGCGTGCGGTGTGCAAGTCCTATGGCGAGAGCCTGGTGGTCATGGACCACATGGACCTTGATATGCGTGCCGATGACCGGCTGGTGATCATCGGCCCGAGTGGTAGCGGCAAGAGCTCTTTGCTGCGGGTCATGATGGGGCTGGAAAGTATTCAGGCCGGCACCATCAGTTTTCAGGGCAAGCCGTATATCGACGGCAACGTGCGGCGCGGCAACGGCAAACCCACCGATGCCAGCCTGCAGACTCAGGTCGGCATGGTGTTTCAGCACTACACCCTGTTCCCGCACCTGTCGATTCTCGGCAACCTGATTCTGGCCCCGGTGAAAGTGCATGGCCTGTCGAAAGCCGAGGCCACCGAAAAGGCCCGCCTGCTGCTGGCCCGACTGGGTCTGGAAAGCAAGTTGCACGCCTATCCGAGCCAGTTGTCTGGCGGCCAGAAGCAGCGCGTGGCGATCGCCCGGGCCTTGATGCTCGAACCCAGGCTGATGCTGTTCGATGAAGTGACTTCGGCGCTGGACCCGGAAATGGTCATCGAAGTGCAGAACGTGATGCTGCAACTGGCTGACCAGAGGATGGCGATGATCATCGTCACCCACGACATGCATTTCGCCCGTGATATCGCCAGCCGCGTGGTGTTTTGCGCCAACGGCAAGGTAGTCGAGCAAGGGCCGCCGGCGCAGCTCTTCACTCAGCCCAAAGAACCCCGGACCCGGGAATTCCTGGAAAAAGTCCTGCATCTGGACTGA
- a CDS encoding amino acid ABC transporter permease — protein sequence MNYQFDFHFLNGNFGVLWEGLKVTLQLALVSNIIGVVLGFVLCLLAMSRWFFIRWPAQLFIEFFRCTPALLQIVWFFYCVPMLFDVFIDPVAMGFLALGLNLTAFNAEAYRAGVQAVPREHLDACVALGLRPWQQTLYVILPQSLRSALPVLITNGIGTLQQSALVAIVAVSDLMYVGKSLATEAYRPLETYTLIALIYFALSLPIAQLVQYIERRQDTAAAR from the coding sequence ATGAACTATCAATTCGACTTCCATTTTCTCAACGGCAACTTCGGTGTGCTGTGGGAGGGGCTGAAGGTCACTCTGCAACTGGCGCTGGTGTCCAACATCATCGGGGTAGTGCTGGGTTTCGTGCTGTGTCTGCTGGCCATGAGCCGCTGGTTTTTCATTCGCTGGCCGGCGCAGTTGTTCATCGAATTTTTCCGCTGCACCCCGGCACTGCTGCAGATCGTCTGGTTCTTCTACTGCGTGCCGATGCTGTTTGACGTGTTCATCGATCCGGTGGCCATGGGCTTTCTGGCCTTGGGTCTGAACCTCACTGCATTTAACGCCGAGGCCTATCGCGCCGGTGTCCAGGCGGTGCCCCGTGAACATCTGGATGCCTGTGTGGCGCTGGGCCTGCGCCCTTGGCAGCAGACGCTGTACGTGATCCTGCCGCAGTCGTTGCGCAGTGCCTTGCCGGTGTTGATCACCAATGGCATCGGCACTTTGCAGCAGAGCGCCCTGGTCGCCATCGTTGCGGTCTCGGACCTGATGTACGTGGGCAAGAGCCTGGCCACCGAGGCCTATCGGCCGCTGGAAACCTACACCTTGATCGCCCTGATCTATTTCGCCCTGTCGCTGCCGATTGCCCAGTTGGTGCAATACATCGAGCGTCGTCAGGACACTGCGGCTGCGCGCTGA